The Nocardioides salarius genome includes a region encoding these proteins:
- a CDS encoding response regulator transcription factor, with protein MARILVADDDVDIRELVEFKLSTLGHEITAVADGAAAVEACQASRPDLAVLDVMMPGVSGLEAIRAIRADPGLADLPVILLTARAQESDVESGFDSGADDYITKPFSPRELAARVEALLSRSV; from the coding sequence GTGGCACGCATCCTGGTCGCTGACGACGACGTCGACATCCGAGAGCTGGTGGAGTTCAAGCTCTCCACCCTGGGCCACGAGATCACCGCGGTGGCCGACGGCGCCGCGGCTGTCGAGGCGTGCCAGGCCTCGCGGCCCGACCTGGCGGTGCTCGACGTGATGATGCCGGGGGTCTCCGGGCTCGAGGCCATCCGTGCGATCCGTGCCGACCCGGGGCTGGCCGACCTTCCCGTCATCCTGCTGACCGCGCGTGCGCAGGAGTCCGACGTCGAGTCGGGCTTCGACTCCGGCGCCGACGACTACATCACCAAGCCCTTCAGCCCGCGTGAGCTCGCGGCGAGGGTCGAGGCGCTGTTGTCCCGGTCGGTCTGA